The Kroppenstedtia pulmonis genome has a segment encoding these proteins:
- the ligD gene encoding non-homologous end-joining DNA ligase, which produces MKHKKLVTVENRELYISNPDKVLFPAASLTKWEWILRLTQLAPYLLAYCKGRYLTTIRYPDGVGGEFFYQKNAPSHTPDWIETAKRGDIRYIILEDTPALIWLANLASLEFHPSFDLSSQPDYPTELVFDLDPSVQGFDKVMETAVLVREALQQMGLDGVVKTSGATGLQIYVPILTRYSFEETRKIGSLIAHYLAEKHPRLITVERTVSKRKDKVYIDFLQHWRGKSLIAPYSTRARSHAFVSTPLHWEELKPGLVPEMFTPDVVLKRLDAIGDPFSQLYKPESGYDLADILKFIEKGR; this is translated from the coding sequence ATGAAACATAAAAAACTTGTTACTGTGGAAAACAGGGAACTTTATATCTCCAACCCGGATAAGGTACTCTTTCCCGCTGCTTCATTGACAAAATGGGAATGGATCTTACGGTTGACCCAGTTGGCACCCTATCTTCTGGCTTATTGTAAAGGGCGATACTTAACCACGATTCGTTACCCCGATGGAGTGGGAGGGGAGTTTTTTTATCAAAAGAACGCTCCTTCCCATACACCGGATTGGATTGAAACCGCAAAACGGGGAGACATCCGTTATATTATACTGGAGGATACTCCTGCCCTGATTTGGCTTGCCAACCTGGCCAGTTTGGAATTCCACCCTTCCTTCGATTTAAGTTCTCAACCTGATTATCCGACAGAATTAGTATTTGATTTGGATCCATCGGTGCAAGGATTTGACAAAGTCATGGAAACAGCAGTACTTGTCCGGGAAGCGTTGCAACAAATGGGACTGGACGGGGTTGTCAAGACTTCAGGTGCAACCGGGTTGCAAATTTATGTACCGATCTTAACCCGTTATTCCTTTGAAGAGACTCGTAAAATCGGTTCATTGATTGCTCACTACCTGGCTGAAAAACATCCCCGATTGATTACAGTGGAGCGTACGGTATCCAAACGGAAAGATAAGGTGTATATCGATTTTCTCCAGCATTGGCGCGGTAAATCCTTGATTGCTCCTTACTCCACCCGAGCCAGAAGCCACGCATTTGTGTCCACGCCCCTTCATTGGGAAGAGTTGAAACCCGGCCTGGTGCCGGAAATGTTTACACCTGATGTTGTTTTGAAACGACTTGATGCAATAGGAGATCCCTTTTCTCAGTTATATAAACCTGAAAGTGGTTATGATCTGGCGGATATCCTGAAGTTTATTGAAAAGGGCAGGTGA
- a CDS encoding amidohydrolase family protein encodes MKQLFTNAHILTMAEDATPLLHASMVVEDGVIQWIGTSPPDIKEFDQITDLQGRLVLPGWINTHGHGAMALLRGYGDDLPLQTWLEEKMWPMEARFGSDQVFWGTSLAVLEMIRGGTTCFADMYDHMDQVAQVVKESGIRASLCRGVIGLGSLEEQETKRQEAVRFVQDWNGQADGRITTMIAPHSSYTCPPPYIEKLVEDSVRLDVPIHIHLSETRREVQQNVEDYGVRPVEHLKQLGVFQRPALVAHAVHVNEEEIDILKQHDVKISHNPGSNLKLGSGIAPVPQMLKKGLRPSLGTDGAASNNNLDLLEEIQLAALIHKGFTEDPEVVPATTALKMGTVYGAEALFIDHETGTLEKGKKADFITLDISGAHMQPRHNLVSLLVYSASRDDVQDVFVDGVALMRNRECLTMDEERIRFEAEKAIQALIP; translated from the coding sequence ATGAAGCAACTGTTTACGAATGCTCATATTTTAACGATGGCGGAAGATGCCACGCCATTGCTTCACGCTTCGATGGTTGTGGAAGATGGTGTTATCCAATGGATTGGCACTTCTCCTCCGGACATAAAGGAATTCGATCAAATTACCGACTTGCAAGGGCGATTAGTTCTTCCCGGTTGGATAAACACTCATGGTCATGGAGCGATGGCACTACTCCGGGGTTATGGGGATGACCTGCCGTTGCAAACCTGGCTGGAAGAAAAAATGTGGCCCATGGAGGCCCGATTCGGATCGGATCAGGTATTTTGGGGAACGTCCTTGGCGGTTTTGGAGATGATCCGGGGAGGGACTACTTGCTTTGCCGATATGTACGATCATATGGATCAAGTAGCCCAGGTAGTAAAGGAATCCGGTATCCGGGCCAGTTTGTGCCGAGGGGTTATTGGCCTTGGTTCCCTGGAGGAGCAAGAAACCAAACGACAAGAAGCTGTTCGTTTTGTCCAGGACTGGAACGGTCAGGCTGACGGACGGATCACAACCATGATCGCCCCTCATTCATCTTACACGTGCCCTCCGCCATATATTGAAAAATTAGTGGAGGATTCCGTACGTCTGGATGTACCGATTCATATCCATTTATCCGAGACAAGGCGAGAGGTTCAACAAAATGTGGAGGATTACGGGGTTCGACCGGTGGAACATCTCAAACAACTGGGAGTATTTCAGCGCCCTGCCCTGGTTGCCCATGCTGTTCATGTCAATGAAGAGGAAATAGACATACTCAAACAGCATGATGTAAAAATATCTCACAATCCTGGCAGCAATCTAAAGTTGGGAAGTGGCATTGCTCCCGTTCCCCAGATGTTGAAAAAGGGATTACGTCCCTCTTTGGGAACAGATGGTGCCGCCAGTAACAACAATCTGGATCTATTGGAAGAAATCCAATTAGCGGCTCTGATTCACAAAGGATTTACGGAGGATCCGGAAGTGGTACCAGCCACTACTGCTTTAAAAATGGGAACCGTGTACGGAGCAGAAGCTCTGTTTATCGATCACGAAACGGGTACACTGGAAAAGGGAAAAAAAGCAGACTTTATTACACTGGATATTTCCGGTGCTCATATGCAACCACGTCATAATTTGGTCTCCCTCCTGGTATACTCAGCCAGTCGAGATGATGTTCAGGATGTTTTTGTAGACGGAGTTGCACTGATGCGTAACCGGGAATGCCTTACCATGGATGAAGAACGAATACGATTTGAGGCAGAAAAGGCCATTCAAGCCCTCATTCCATAA
- a CDS encoding AAA family ATPase, with protein MIRAIMVGVIPAFILFLTYLGVNPVPLIVLTLIVGIIYILSQSRSGAMGIGQKKRMQPKESVPNISFDKIGGQQRSKDELKEALDFLIHRKKIDQYGIRPIKGILLSGPPGTGKTLMAKAAAHYTDSVFVSTSGSEFVEMYVGVGAKRIRELFREARVQAKKSQKDSAIIFIDEIDVIGGQREGSQHREYDQTLNQLLTEMDGITTGQDMQILLVAATNRKDMLDSALLRPGRFDRHISVDLPDKKARVMILKLHTENKPLAPDVDIEQIAVETFGFSGAQLESLTNEAAIYAMRDESDVIRQKHLSQAIDKVMMGEKTDREATREERERVAIHELGHAIASEITRPGSVSQVSLSPRGQALGYVRHHPGEDQYLYTREQIENRIIVCLAGAAAEENIYGSRSTGARNDYEQAGQYTRTLIEAGLSDLGIINKDLVSDESLHQETTKILKELHQRTLNMLDRYSDVFGQALVILLKEEVLSGEQFRDLLKMASPSVSVSG; from the coding sequence ATGATTAGAGCGATAATGGTTGGTGTTATTCCGGCCTTCATTCTGTTTCTGACCTATCTCGGTGTGAATCCGGTTCCCCTGATTGTTCTCACCCTGATTGTAGGTATCATTTATATTTTATCCCAATCCCGTTCCGGAGCAATGGGAATCGGGCAAAAAAAACGTATGCAGCCAAAAGAATCCGTTCCCAACATTTCATTTGACAAAATCGGTGGACAACAGCGTTCTAAAGATGAGTTGAAAGAAGCATTGGACTTTTTGATTCATCGCAAAAAAATTGATCAGTACGGGATTCGTCCCATTAAAGGAATTTTGTTATCTGGACCTCCGGGAACCGGTAAAACATTGATGGCCAAGGCAGCGGCACACTATACCGATTCCGTGTTTGTCTCTACCTCCGGAAGTGAATTTGTAGAGATGTATGTAGGGGTGGGAGCGAAACGAATTCGGGAACTGTTTCGGGAAGCCCGGGTTCAAGCGAAAAAAAGTCAGAAGGACAGTGCTATTATCTTTATTGATGAAATTGATGTCATCGGTGGACAACGGGAAGGATCTCAACATCGGGAATATGATCAGACTCTGAATCAGTTGCTGACAGAGATGGACGGTATTACCACAGGCCAAGACATGCAGATATTACTCGTGGCAGCCACCAACCGGAAAGACATGTTGGATTCAGCTTTATTGCGACCCGGTCGGTTTGACCGGCATATTTCCGTGGATTTACCGGATAAAAAAGCCCGTGTCATGATACTGAAGCTTCATACGGAAAACAAACCCCTGGCTCCGGATGTAGATATTGAACAGATCGCCGTAGAAACATTCGGATTTTCCGGAGCCCAGCTGGAGAGTCTTACTAATGAAGCTGCTATTTACGCAATGAGGGATGAGTCGGATGTCATCAGACAAAAACATTTGTCCCAGGCTATTGACAAAGTGATGATGGGAGAGAAAACGGACCGGGAAGCCACTCGGGAAGAACGGGAAAGGGTGGCTATTCATGAATTGGGACATGCGATTGCTTCTGAGATCACCCGACCGGGGTCTGTTTCCCAGGTTTCTCTGTCTCCCAGGGGGCAGGCCCTGGGTTATGTTCGTCATCACCCTGGTGAAGATCAATATCTATACACCCGAGAACAGATAGAAAATCGAATTATTGTGTGTCTGGCAGGGGCAGCGGCAGAAGAAAATATTTACGGAAGCCGGTCTACCGGGGCGCGAAACGATTATGAACAAGCTGGTCAATATACCCGAACATTGATCGAGGCCGGTTTATCTGATTTGGGAATCATAAATAAGGACCTGGTAAGTGATGAGTCTTTACACCAGGAAACCACAAAAATTCTCAAGGAATTGCATCAACGGACACTAAACATGTTGGATCGTTACTCGGATGTATTTGGGCAGGCCTTGGTAATTTTGTTGAAAGAAGAAGTTTTGTCCGGGGAACAGTTTCGAGATCTGTTGAAAATGGCCTCCCCGTCTGTTTCCGTCAGCGGGTAA
- a CDS encoding pyridoxal phosphate-dependent aminotransferase, translating to MKLSRRVQQLSPSATIEITIAAQELKRQGHDVIVLGAGEPDFNTPTHILNAADKAMREGLTKYTPAGGIAELKEAVIRKFDQDNGLTYKQDEVTITVGAKHALYNLFQVTLNPGDEVIIPAPYWVSYIEQVKLAGGNPVVIEGKESQGFKVTPEQLEAAITDRTVAFLINSPSNPTGAVYSADELAALGEVCLKHQLMIVSDEIYEHLIYDNEKHVSIASLSEELKKQTVIINGVSKTYSMTGWRIGYAAGDATIIKAMAGLSSHSTSNPTSVAQYAAVEALNGTHEPVKEMIKAFRERRDYVMSRMKKMRGISCDSPKGAFYVFANVKKAVQDSGRYSSAQEWVKALLEEEKVALIPGAAFGFPDHVRLSYATSMDQLEKAMDRIERFTQS from the coding sequence ATGAAATTGTCCCGTCGGGTGCAGCAATTATCACCATCTGCGACAATCGAAATTACTATAGCAGCACAAGAGCTGAAACGTCAAGGACACGATGTCATCGTATTGGGTGCCGGAGAGCCTGACTTTAACACACCCACTCATATCCTTAACGCTGCAGACAAAGCAATGCGTGAAGGCCTGACAAAGTATACTCCGGCCGGAGGAATCGCTGAACTGAAAGAGGCGGTTATCCGTAAATTTGATCAAGACAACGGACTGACCTACAAACAGGATGAAGTAACGATTACGGTAGGTGCCAAACATGCTCTGTACAATCTGTTCCAGGTTACACTGAACCCCGGTGATGAAGTAATCATACCGGCGCCTTATTGGGTCAGCTATATCGAACAAGTGAAGCTGGCCGGAGGAAATCCAGTCGTCATTGAAGGGAAGGAATCCCAAGGATTCAAAGTGACACCGGAGCAGCTGGAAGCAGCCATCACGGATCGTACGGTGGCTTTTCTGATTAACAGCCCATCCAACCCAACGGGAGCGGTATACAGTGCGGATGAGTTGGCTGCATTGGGAGAAGTTTGTCTCAAGCATCAACTGATGATTGTATCAGATGAGATCTATGAACATCTTATCTATGATAATGAAAAACATGTAAGCATCGCCAGTTTAAGCGAAGAACTGAAAAAGCAAACCGTGATCATCAATGGAGTATCCAAAACCTATTCCATGACCGGATGGCGGATCGGATATGCCGCCGGAGATGCTACGATCATTAAAGCGATGGCCGGACTTTCCAGTCATTCCACCTCCAATCCCACCTCCGTGGCTCAGTATGCTGCAGTGGAAGCTTTAAACGGCACTCATGAGCCTGTGAAGGAAATGATAAAAGCATTCCGGGAGCGTCGAGACTACGTAATGAGTCGTATGAAAAAAATGCGGGGTATTTCCTGTGATTCCCCTAAGGGAGCCTTTTACGTTTTTGCCAATGTGAAAAAGGCGGTACAGGATTCAGGTCGCTATTCTTCAGCTCAGGAGTGGGTAAAGGCGTTGCTGGAAGAGGAAAAAGTGGCTTTGATACCAGGAGCGGCATTCGGATTTCCCGATCATGTTCGTCTCTCTTACGCCACTTCCATGGATCAACTGGAAAAAGCCATGGATCGGATTGAGCGCTTTACCCAATCGTAG
- a CDS encoding dicarboxylate/amino acid:cation symporter, which translates to MKAYRFPLILLASIVVGSISGFVLGPKAEVVKPLGDIFLNLMFMIVVPLVFVTISSSIAQMTSLKRLGKILGMMLVVFAVTGFIASVFMLTSVNLFNPAEGVDIALEKPEKTESINPSQQIVEALTAPDFRDLLSKENMLALILFAMLFGIAASMSGEAGQKVAKGLSALAEVLLKLVGIIMWYAPIGLGAYFASLIGVFGPQLIGSYAKAVLVYYPTAVLYFVVFFTLYAFVAGGKKAVRKYWGAILTPAATSLATGSSLASIPANLEASKKIGVSRDIREVVVPVGASIHMDGSCLSAILKISFLFGLFQIPFQGVSTYLTAILIALLSGMVMSGVPGGGFIGEMLIMTLYGFPPEALPILAVLGTVVDPPATMVNSTGDTVSGMLLSRLIEGKEWMTRSES; encoded by the coding sequence ATGAAAGCTTACCGCTTTCCTCTCATTCTTTTGGCTTCTATTGTCGTTGGCAGTATCAGTGGCTTTGTATTGGGACCCAAAGCTGAAGTAGTGAAACCCCTGGGAGATATTTTTCTGAACTTGATGTTTATGATTGTCGTTCCATTGGTTTTTGTTACCATCAGCAGTTCCATTGCTCAGATGACCAGTCTGAAACGACTGGGTAAAATTCTGGGGATGATGTTAGTGGTATTTGCTGTTACGGGTTTTATTGCATCGGTTTTCATGCTGACCAGTGTCAACTTGTTCAATCCTGCCGAAGGAGTGGACATTGCTCTGGAAAAACCGGAAAAAACAGAGTCGATCAACCCCTCCCAACAAATCGTGGAGGCATTAACCGCTCCGGATTTTCGGGATTTGTTATCCAAAGAAAATATGTTGGCTTTAATCCTGTTTGCCATGTTGTTTGGGATTGCTGCCAGTATGTCTGGAGAAGCAGGGCAAAAAGTGGCCAAGGGGTTGTCGGCACTTGCAGAAGTTTTACTTAAGCTTGTGGGCATTATTATGTGGTATGCGCCAATCGGATTGGGAGCTTACTTTGCATCTTTGATCGGTGTGTTCGGACCTCAGCTGATCGGTTCGTATGCCAAGGCGGTTTTGGTTTATTATCCTACCGCTGTCCTGTACTTTGTTGTTTTTTTCACTCTATATGCCTTTGTGGCTGGCGGAAAAAAGGCCGTCAGGAAATATTGGGGTGCCATTCTTACTCCTGCGGCCACCTCATTGGCAACCGGCAGCAGTTTGGCTTCCATCCCGGCCAACCTGGAAGCTTCTAAAAAAATCGGAGTCAGTCGGGATATCCGTGAAGTAGTGGTACCTGTAGGGGCTTCGATCCACATGGATGGATCTTGCTTAAGTGCTATCTTGAAAATTTCCTTTCTGTTCGGCTTGTTTCAGATTCCTTTTCAAGGTGTGAGCACCTATTTAACTGCCATTTTGATTGCTTTGTTAAGTGGAATGGTAATGTCCGGAGTGCCAGGGGGAGGATTTATCGGTGAAATGTTGATTATGACCTTATATGGCTTCCCGCCAGAGGCCTTGCCGATCCTGGCAGTTCTGGGAACAGTGGTCGATCCTCCTGCCACTATGGTAAATTCAACAGGGGACACCGTATCGGGCATGCTGCTTTCTCGACTGATCGAGGGGAAAGAGTGGATGACCCGATCTGAATCATAA
- a CDS encoding P1 family peptidase: MGRKRLRDWGLTVGQLPTGPTNTIMDVKDVRVGHVTLKQKDPCMVRTGVTAVLPHGDNWFRNKVVAASHIINGFGKTTGLVQVEELGVIESPIMLTNTFGVPAVVQGTLQLMMERDSEIGAEAGSLNVVTGECNDGYLNDMRGLHVQPDHAIQAIRSAEKSCNVVEGSVGAGTGMVCLGWKGGIGTASRRIDVEGKSYYIGVLVLSNFGEKEDLTVLGQPVGSLLKQEKTLIQRKEDGSIMIVLGTDLPMDARQLKRLARRAALGLARTGSIAHHGSGDIVIAFSNGNRIPHTPTGFQQIQSVPENGPLISQCFRAVVEGTEEAILNSLFMAEDTEGRQGRIVQGLPVDKIVSFLITNRH; this comes from the coding sequence ATGGGGAGAAAACGCCTGAGGGATTGGGGATTAACTGTTGGCCAATTACCAACAGGGCCAACCAATACAATCATGGATGTAAAGGATGTACGTGTGGGACATGTCACCTTGAAACAAAAGGATCCATGTATGGTTCGTACCGGTGTGACTGCTGTGCTTCCCCATGGTGACAACTGGTTTCGAAACAAGGTTGTGGCTGCATCCCATATTATTAACGGCTTTGGAAAAACAACCGGTCTGGTTCAAGTGGAGGAACTGGGTGTCATAGAATCACCGATTATGTTAACTAATACCTTTGGAGTGCCGGCTGTTGTTCAGGGGACCTTACAGCTAATGATGGAGCGGGACTCCGAGATCGGGGCTGAGGCAGGCTCTCTCAATGTCGTGACAGGAGAGTGTAATGATGGATATCTGAATGACATGAGGGGACTTCATGTCCAACCTGATCATGCCATTCAAGCGATTCGATCCGCTGAAAAAAGCTGTAATGTCGTGGAGGGAAGTGTCGGTGCCGGTACCGGAATGGTCTGTTTGGGTTGGAAAGGAGGGATCGGTACCGCATCCCGCCGAATCGATGTGGAAGGGAAAAGCTATTATATCGGGGTATTGGTCTTATCCAACTTCGGTGAAAAAGAGGATCTTACAGTGTTGGGACAGCCTGTCGGATCGTTGTTGAAACAGGAGAAGACGCTGATACAACGTAAGGAGGACGGTTCCATTATGATTGTATTGGGTACGGATTTACCCATGGATGCCAGACAGCTGAAGCGCCTTGCCAGGCGTGCGGCTTTGGGGCTTGCCCGTACCGGATCCATCGCCCACCATGGAAGTGGCGATATCGTTATTGCTTTCAGCAATGGAAACCGAATTCCTCATACACCAACAGGTTTTCAGCAGATCCAAAGTGTTCCGGAGAATGGCCCTCTGATCTCACAATGTTTTCGGGCTGTAGTGGAAGGAACCGAGGAGGCGATTCTGAACTCGCTGTTTATGGCTGAAGATACAGAAGGTCGACAGGGCCGAATCGTACAGGGGCTTCCGGTCGATAAGATTGTATCATTTCTAATCACAAATCGTCATTAA
- the lexA gene encoding transcriptional repressor LexA, with protein MAKLSPRQQAILNYIKQEVREKGYPPSVREIGEAVGLASSSTVHGHLSRLEKKGLIRRDPTKPRAIEILDPEMEKVPDISLNTVLVPLIGKVTAGEPITAIENVEEYFSLPRRTIGPDDSVFLLSVRGNSMINVGILDGDYVLVRQQQSAENGDIIVAMTEDNEATVKRFYKEKDTVRLQPENDEMEPIILSQVTILGKVIGLYRELH; from the coding sequence TTGGCAAAGCTGTCACCGCGGCAACAAGCCATTCTCAATTACATAAAACAAGAGGTAAGGGAAAAAGGATACCCTCCATCCGTACGGGAAATTGGAGAGGCCGTTGGCCTGGCTTCCAGCTCCACGGTTCATGGGCATCTGTCCCGTTTGGAGAAAAAAGGTTTAATCCGACGAGATCCAACCAAACCACGGGCAATTGAAATATTGGATCCGGAGATGGAAAAGGTGCCGGACATCTCTTTAAATACCGTTCTGGTTCCTTTGATCGGAAAGGTGACCGCAGGTGAACCCATTACCGCCATTGAGAACGTAGAGGAGTATTTTTCCCTGCCAAGAAGAACGATCGGTCCGGATGACTCTGTTTTTCTCCTGTCTGTCCGGGGCAACAGCATGATAAATGTAGGAATCCTCGACGGAGACTATGTATTGGTTCGTCAACAACAGTCCGCAGAAAACGGTGATATCATCGTAGCCATGACCGAAGACAATGAGGCGACGGTTAAGCGTTTTTACAAGGAAAAAGACACCGTTCGCCTTCAACCGGAAAATGATGAGATGGAACCCATTATCCTTTCACAGGTTACCATTTTAGGAAAAGTGATTGGCCTTTATCGGGAACTTCACTAA
- the hemY gene encoding protoporphyrinogen oxidase: protein MKQQKVAIIGGGITGLSAAFYLQQKARKEKRDLSITLFEADHRLGGKFQTIRQDGFVMERGPDSFLERKASAKQLAIDLGLEDQLVRNQTGQAFILKSGSLLPIPEGAVMGVPTRLAPFAFTPLFSLKGKIRAAGDLVLPRLSYEQDISVGSFFRKRLGDEVVEGLIEPLLSGIYAGNLDELSLAATFPQFVRMEKEHRSLVLATRRSRPSNQGTGSKKGMFLTLKHGLAGFVEALENQLSAVSIRTGTHVNGIKPLESGFRICTDSGQDWEVDSVVVTLPHSVTRRVLPEHPALVGPKESNQATSVATVIMAYEKQAIKQDIEGTGYLVPRREDTTITACTWTHKKWPHTTPDGKALIRCYVGRAGDDSIVDEEDETIISKVRKDLKTISRIEDEPVYTQVSRWKQSMPQYGIGHATWVEHMEKEIQNQWPGLFLAGASYRGIGIPDCIDQGKQAVESVWRFIQNRETSYKEQ from the coding sequence ATGAAACAACAAAAAGTCGCTATAATCGGCGGAGGGATTACCGGTCTCTCCGCCGCATTTTACCTGCAACAAAAAGCACGTAAAGAAAAACGGGATCTATCCATCACTCTGTTTGAAGCTGATCATCGGCTAGGAGGAAAGTTTCAGACGATACGTCAGGACGGATTTGTCATGGAAAGGGGACCCGATTCTTTCCTGGAAAGGAAGGCAAGTGCGAAGCAGTTGGCCATCGATCTCGGGCTGGAAGATCAATTGGTGCGAAATCAGACCGGACAAGCATTTATCCTTAAAAGCGGTTCCCTTCTTCCAATTCCGGAAGGTGCCGTGATGGGGGTCCCCACTCGATTAGCCCCCTTTGCTTTTACGCCTTTATTCTCTCTTAAGGGGAAGATACGGGCTGCCGGAGATCTGGTTTTACCCCGCCTTTCATATGAACAGGATATCTCCGTGGGTTCCTTTTTTCGCAAACGTCTGGGGGATGAAGTCGTAGAGGGACTGATTGAACCTCTCCTTTCCGGGATCTACGCCGGAAATCTCGATGAACTGAGTTTGGCGGCCACCTTTCCCCAGTTTGTGCGGATGGAAAAAGAACATCGCAGTCTTGTTTTAGCCACCCGCCGCTCTCGCCCCTCAAATCAGGGAACCGGTTCGAAAAAAGGGATGTTCTTGACATTGAAACATGGTTTGGCGGGTTTTGTGGAAGCCCTGGAAAATCAGCTTTCCGCTGTATCTATAAGGACGGGAACACATGTAAACGGCATAAAACCCCTGGAAAGCGGATTTCGTATTTGTACAGATTCCGGTCAAGACTGGGAAGTGGATTCAGTTGTGGTAACACTTCCTCACTCCGTCACTCGCCGGGTTCTGCCTGAACATCCGGCCCTTGTCGGTCCAAAGGAGTCCAATCAGGCCACTTCTGTAGCCACTGTCATTATGGCCTATGAAAAACAAGCCATCAAACAGGATATTGAAGGAACCGGATATTTAGTACCCAGACGGGAAGATACCACGATCACGGCATGTACCTGGACCCATAAAAAGTGGCCCCATACAACTCCCGACGGCAAAGCCCTGATTCGGTGCTATGTTGGCCGTGCCGGTGATGACAGTATTGTTGATGAAGAAGACGAAACGATTATCTCAAAAGTCCGCAAGGATCTCAAAACAATCTCCCGAATCGAGGACGAGCCTGTCTATACCCAGGTGAGCCGCTGGAAACAATCCATGCCCCAATACGGAATCGGTCATGCAACATGGGTGGAACACATGGAAAAGGAAATCCAAAATCAATGGCCTGGGCTGTTCCTTGCCGGTGCTTCCTACCGAGGGATTGGTATTCCTGATTGTATCGATCAAGGTAAGCAAGCAGTGGAATCTGTATGGAGATTCATTCAAAACCGTGAGACATCGTATAAAGAACAATAG
- the hemH gene encoding ferrochelatase, with amino-acid sequence MAKKKIGLLVMAYGTPRKTEDIEPYYTHIRHGRKPSEEALQDLKERYEAIGGISPLARITEEQTYRLEQRLNEIHEDVEFKAYLGLKHIDPFIEDAVQAMHQDGIEEAVSIVLAPHYSTFSVKSYNGRARQTAEELGGPRIYSVESWYQDPKFIQYWVTQIQQTFSSVPEEEKDKTVVVFSAHSLPEKILQSGDPYPDQLKETAQLISEKANIPHMAIGWQSEGNTPEPWLGPDVQDLTRDLYKTKGYTSFMYCPVGFVADHLEVLYDNDYECKVVCDELGAAYYRPEMPNAKPEFIDCLADVVTKKWKNDRQ; translated from the coding sequence ATGGCAAAGAAAAAAATAGGCCTCTTGGTTATGGCCTACGGAACCCCACGGAAAACCGAAGACATAGAGCCTTATTACACACATATCCGACATGGGCGCAAACCATCGGAGGAAGCTTTACAGGATTTGAAAGAACGATATGAAGCCATTGGGGGGATTTCTCCCTTGGCCCGGATCACCGAAGAACAAACTTATCGTTTGGAACAACGTTTAAACGAAATCCATGAGGATGTGGAATTCAAAGCATACTTGGGATTGAAACATATCGATCCCTTTATTGAAGATGCTGTTCAGGCCATGCATCAGGACGGTATTGAGGAGGCGGTCAGCATCGTATTGGCCCCCCACTATTCCACTTTCAGTGTGAAATCGTATAATGGACGAGCCCGGCAAACCGCTGAAGAATTAGGTGGTCCCCGTATTTATTCCGTAGAGAGTTGGTATCAGGATCCTAAGTTTATTCAGTACTGGGTTACGCAAATTCAACAAACCTTCTCTTCTGTTCCTGAGGAAGAAAAGGATAAAACGGTTGTAGTCTTCTCAGCCCACAGCCTGCCGGAAAAGATTTTGCAAAGCGGAGATCCTTACCCGGACCAATTGAAGGAAACCGCCCAACTTATCTCTGAAAAAGCAAACATCCCGCATATGGCCATTGGCTGGCAAAGTGAAGGAAATACACCGGAGCCTTGGCTGGGGCCTGATGTTCAGGATTTGACCCGTGATCTTTATAAGACAAAGGGCTACACCTCCTTCATGTATTGCCCTGTCGGATTTGTAGCGGATCACTTGGAAGTTCTTTATGATAACGACTATGAGTGTAAAGTAGTATGTGATGAATTGGGGGCTGCCTATTATCGCCCGGAAATGCCCAATGCCAAGCCCGAATTTATTGACTGTCTGGCCGATGTCGTTACAAAGAAGTGGAAGAACGATCGCCAATGA